From Pseudomonas hefeiensis, one genomic window encodes:
- the yghU gene encoding glutathione-dependent disulfide-bond oxidoreductase — MSKAPYVPPRVWKHNAPSGGQFANINRPTAGPTHEKVLPVGEHPLQLYSLATPNGVKVTILLEELLALGHTGAEYDAWLIRINEGDQFSSGFVQINPNSKIPALLDRSVEPPIRVFESGSILLYLAEKFGAFLPTDPAGRTETLNWLFWQMGAAPYLGGGFGHFYAYAPDKLEYPINRFTMETKRQLDVLDRRLGESQYLAADSYTIADIAVWPWYGQLVRDNVYSAAEFLAAHEYTHVQRWAEEIANRPAVIRGQRVNRTWGDEASQVPERHRAGDLG; from the coding sequence ATGAGCAAAGCGCCCTATGTCCCGCCCAGAGTCTGGAAACATAACGCCCCCTCTGGCGGCCAGTTCGCCAACATCAACCGCCCTACCGCCGGGCCGACCCATGAAAAAGTACTGCCAGTGGGCGAACATCCGTTGCAACTCTATTCACTGGCCACGCCCAATGGCGTGAAGGTGACCATCCTCCTGGAAGAGCTGCTGGCGCTGGGGCATACCGGCGCGGAATATGACGCCTGGTTGATTCGTATCAACGAGGGCGACCAGTTCTCCAGTGGTTTTGTCCAGATCAACCCGAACTCAAAAATCCCGGCATTGCTCGATCGCAGCGTGGAGCCACCGATCCGGGTTTTCGAGTCTGGTTCGATCCTGCTGTACCTGGCGGAAAAATTCGGCGCCTTCCTGCCCACCGACCCGGCCGGGCGCACCGAAACCCTGAACTGGTTGTTCTGGCAGATGGGTGCAGCGCCCTACCTGGGCGGAGGCTTCGGGCATTTCTACGCGTATGCGCCCGATAAGCTTGAATACCCCATCAATCGCTTCACCATGGAAACCAAACGCCAGCTCGACGTCCTGGATCGTCGTCTTGGTGAAAGCCAATACCTGGCCGCAGACAGCTATACCATCGCCGATATCGCGGTCTGGCCCTGGTATGGTCAACTGGTTCGCGACAACGTGTACTCGGCTGCCGAGTTCCTTGCTGCCCACGAATATACCCATGTGCAACGCTGGGCCGAGGAGATCGCCAATCGGCCGGCGGTGATCCGTGGGCAACGAGTCAACCGCACGTGGGGCGATGAAGCGAGCCAGGTGCCGGAGCGGCATCGGGCTGGGGATCTGGGTTGA
- a CDS encoding substrate-binding periplasmic protein, which yields MHYRLMLCSCMLLTLISVKSHAEAIEVVTEDSLYAYLREGELVGPGTRIADETLKGAGISDYRMLLYPWARAYEKALHEPNVMIFPLDRTPAREQMFKWVGEIHRATTKLYKLRERDGIAVDNLEDAKQYSIGVVRNDTKQVYLQQKGFTRLVISADNHDNFQKLLNHQVQLLPMPENTARLMSKDAQVDFTSLEEVFSLDEQPHRVHMAFSLSTPDEIVTRAQRAFAQLKASGEVDRIMTQER from the coding sequence ATGCACTACCGTCTGATGCTCTGCTCTTGCATGCTCCTGACCCTGATCAGCGTGAAAAGTCACGCCGAGGCGATTGAAGTCGTGACCGAAGACTCGTTATACGCCTACCTGCGTGAAGGCGAGCTCGTCGGACCGGGTACTCGAATAGCCGACGAGACGTTGAAGGGCGCAGGGATCAGCGATTACCGTATGTTGCTGTACCCATGGGCACGCGCCTACGAAAAGGCCTTGCATGAACCCAATGTGATGATCTTCCCACTTGATCGCACGCCGGCCCGCGAGCAGATGTTCAAATGGGTGGGCGAAATACATCGGGCGACGACCAAGCTTTACAAGCTGCGTGAGCGTGACGGCATAGCCGTTGACAACCTTGAAGATGCCAAGCAATACAGCATAGGCGTGGTGCGCAATGACACCAAGCAGGTTTACCTGCAGCAGAAAGGCTTCACCCGCCTGGTGATATCGGCGGACAACCACGATAATTTTCAAAAACTGCTGAATCATCAAGTCCAGTTGCTGCCGATGCCCGAGAACACTGCGCGCCTGATGAGCAAAGATGCCCAGGTGGATTTCACGTCACTGGAAGAGGTGTTTTCCCTTGATGAACAACCCCACAGAGTTCACATGGCCTTTAGTCTGAGCACGCCAGACGAGATCGTCACCAGAGCTCAACGGGCTTTCGCGCAGCTCAAGGCGTCAGGCGAAGTGGACCGGATCATGACTCAAGAGCGTTAG
- a CDS encoding diguanylate cyclase gives MADDFRTVPIHPPKTRTFSSLGRRLVLATLLFCLCFTLAMVTLRTWQAWENNLAQMNSELVLIDQVFQNTLAHAIWEMDRESLDKQITSVAKAPPVGRVVLNILRPGQSPEIIEFNRYATDTSGVAPVVHRQLVAQPYIGANEKVGELTIEGDNNLLWERLWDEARSIVITQVIQSLLLAGLVMTMFNRLVTVHVVHIARHLGKLSPQTLNFHLKLQRSVQRQDELSLLESKVNALQDNLRAHLERQHSDELALAASRDQLAELVEARTSELKTANQALEALSRHDALTGLANRRYFDELKDVEFRRAIRHNTPLAVLMCDVDFFKIYNDTYGHIKGDECLKQIAGALSSVFGRSGELTARLGGEEFVVVLPNIDASQACGAAQRLRESLAELELPHSGSAVSPFVTLSIGVAELDTETMDHFDQLLQRADQALYRAKRQGRNCVAL, from the coding sequence ATGGCCGACGATTTTCGGACTGTCCCCATCCACCCGCCAAAAACCAGGACGTTCAGCTCGCTGGGACGGCGTCTGGTTTTGGCTACGCTGTTGTTCTGCCTGTGCTTCACCCTGGCGATGGTCACGCTGCGTACCTGGCAGGCCTGGGAAAACAATCTGGCGCAGATGAATTCGGAACTGGTTCTGATCGACCAGGTGTTCCAGAACACCTTGGCCCATGCCATTTGGGAAATGGACCGTGAGTCGTTGGACAAACAGATCACCAGCGTCGCGAAGGCGCCGCCGGTGGGCCGCGTGGTGTTGAACATTCTGCGGCCAGGACAATCGCCTGAAATCATCGAGTTCAATCGCTATGCCACCGATACATCTGGTGTGGCGCCGGTGGTGCATCGCCAGCTCGTCGCGCAGCCCTACATCGGTGCCAACGAAAAGGTCGGTGAACTGACCATCGAGGGCGATAACAACCTGCTTTGGGAGCGTCTCTGGGACGAAGCGCGCAGCATCGTCATCACTCAGGTGATCCAGTCGTTGCTGCTGGCAGGCCTGGTCATGACCATGTTCAACCGCCTGGTGACCGTACACGTTGTCCATATCGCCCGGCATCTGGGGAAACTCTCACCACAGACACTCAACTTCCATCTCAAGCTGCAACGTTCGGTCCAGCGCCAGGACGAGTTGAGCCTGCTCGAATCCAAAGTCAATGCACTGCAAGACAACCTCCGCGCCCATTTGGAACGCCAGCACTCGGACGAACTGGCCCTTGCAGCCAGCCGCGACCAGTTGGCCGAACTGGTCGAGGCGCGCACCTCGGAACTCAAGACCGCCAACCAGGCCCTCGAAGCGCTGTCGCGTCACGATGCCTTGACGGGCTTGGCCAACCGTCGTTATTTCGATGAACTGAAGGATGTCGAATTCCGCCGTGCGATCCGCCACAACACCCCGCTGGCCGTGCTGATGTGCGATGTCGACTTCTTCAAGATCTACAACGACACCTACGGCCATATCAAGGGGGACGAGTGTTTGAAACAGATCGCCGGGGCTCTGAGCAGTGTGTTCGGCCGCTCCGGCGAGCTGACCGCGCGCCTGGGAGGTGAAGAGTTCGTTGTGGTGTTGCCCAACATCGACGCCAGCCAGGCATGCGGGGCAGCCCAGCGGCTTCGTGAAAGCCTGGCGGAACTTGAACTGCCCCATAGCGGCTCGGCGGTTTCGCCCTTTGTCACCCTGAGCATCGGCGTCGCCGAACTGGACACCGAAACCATGGACCACTTCGACCAACTGCTGCAACGCGCCGACCAGGCGTTGTACCGGGCCAAACGCCAGGGACGCAATTGCGTCGCTTTATAA
- a CDS encoding substrate-binding periplasmic protein, which produces MILPLNRLLMCCVLMFLAASAAVPNAAAETALRIVTEELPPYNMTQNGRVTGMSTEVVQAVLKEVGVEASIQPMPWARAYELALNESNVLIYSIARTPAREALFQWVGAIAPTQWYLYSLAERPVKLNSLEDAHGHQIATVNQDVGEQYLVSEGFRIGKDLQSSNKYEHNYRKLKVDHVELWISNELNALYLTRQNGEDPDKVLVRSLALPELSSQDGLSMAFSRKTPAATVERFRSALETIRRNGVYDAIMRKWL; this is translated from the coding sequence ATGATTTTGCCGCTTAACCGCCTTCTGATGTGCTGCGTCCTGATGTTCCTGGCTGCAAGTGCAGCCGTGCCAAACGCCGCCGCAGAGACTGCGCTGCGCATCGTTACCGAAGAACTGCCGCCCTATAACATGACGCAGAACGGGCGAGTGACTGGTATGAGCACCGAGGTGGTCCAGGCGGTGCTCAAGGAGGTCGGCGTAGAGGCGTCCATTCAGCCCATGCCTTGGGCCCGGGCCTACGAACTGGCGCTTAATGAAAGTAACGTGTTGATCTATTCAATCGCCCGAACACCTGCGCGCGAAGCACTTTTCCAGTGGGTCGGGGCCATCGCCCCGACCCAGTGGTACCTATACTCGCTGGCTGAGCGCCCGGTAAAACTCAACTCACTGGAGGATGCCCACGGTCACCAGATTGCCACCGTCAATCAGGACGTGGGTGAGCAATACCTGGTGTCAGAGGGTTTCCGCATTGGTAAAGACCTTCAGTCGAGCAACAAGTACGAACACAACTACCGCAAGCTCAAGGTCGATCACGTGGAGCTATGGATTTCCAATGAGCTCAACGCGCTGTACCTGACCCGCCAGAATGGCGAAGACCCGGACAAAGTGCTGGTCCGCTCGCTGGCGCTTCCCGAATTGAGCAGTCAGGATGGCTTGAGCATGGCGTTCAGTCGCAAGACGCCGGCCGCAACGGTCGAGAGATTCCGCTCTGCCCTTGAGACCATCCGCCGCAATGGCGTTTACGATGCCATCATGCGCAAGTGGTTATGA
- the treA gene encoding alpha,alpha-trehalase TreA: MRPMYFTSLSFAALLCAACSSQPPATWSYMDAKGRANLPPDQAYPELFEAVQNNQLFTDQKHFVDALPTRNPSKIRAEYLARRDNSDFDLETFVKDNFIESGEAQSPAPKPGAPIQAHIDSLWPVLSRTYRQVPPYSSLLPLPQPYVVPGGRFREMYYWDSYFTMLGLEQSGDQAQVRQMTDNFAYMIDTYGHIPNGNRTYYLSRSQPPFFAYMVQLQAHIEGDQAFGRYLPQLQKEYAYWMQGARALKPGTAAEHVVKLADGSVLNRYWDASSTPRQESWLQDVKTAEQASNRPRQEVWRDLRAGAESGWDFSSRWLGDGQNLASIRTTSIVPVDLNSLLYHLERTIAKACETVQNTLCTQAYGQRAERRQRAIEQHLWNADAGFYVDYDWQQKRQRPQLTAATLFPLYTGLASTEHAKRTAEAVRDGLLRPGGIATTQVSNGQQWDEPNGWAPLQWVAVEGLDRYGHTALAQQIGTRFLQQVHNLYRKEDKLVEKYDVSGRGDGGGGGEYELQDGFGWTNGVTLKLLSKYGAGSSATAVGE, encoded by the coding sequence ATGCGACCAATGTATTTCACCAGCCTGTCCTTCGCCGCGTTGCTGTGCGCGGCGTGCTCAAGCCAACCGCCCGCGACCTGGAGCTACATGGATGCCAAGGGTCGGGCCAATCTGCCGCCCGACCAGGCGTATCCTGAGTTGTTCGAAGCCGTGCAGAACAACCAGCTGTTCACCGACCAGAAGCATTTCGTCGATGCACTGCCCACCCGTAACCCATCGAAAATCCGTGCCGAGTACCTGGCTCGTCGCGACAACAGCGACTTCGATCTCGAAACCTTCGTGAAGGACAATTTCATCGAGTCTGGCGAAGCGCAAAGCCCGGCACCGAAACCGGGCGCGCCAATTCAAGCGCACATCGACAGCCTTTGGCCCGTGTTAAGTCGCACCTATCGCCAGGTGCCGCCCTACAGCAGCCTGTTGCCCTTGCCGCAACCCTATGTCGTTCCAGGCGGGCGCTTTCGCGAGATGTACTACTGGGATTCCTACTTCACCATGCTCGGGCTTGAACAAAGCGGTGATCAGGCGCAGGTGCGCCAGATGACCGATAACTTTGCCTACATGATCGACACGTACGGGCACATTCCCAATGGCAATCGCACTTACTACCTGAGCCGCTCACAACCGCCATTCTTCGCCTACATGGTGCAGTTGCAGGCGCACATCGAAGGTGACCAGGCTTTTGGGCGCTACCTTCCACAATTGCAGAAGGAATATGCCTATTGGATGCAAGGCGCCCGAGCGCTCAAACCCGGCACCGCCGCTGAACACGTGGTCAAGCTCGCCGATGGCAGCGTGCTCAATCGCTATTGGGACGCCAGTTCGACGCCGCGACAGGAGTCCTGGTTGCAAGATGTCAAAACCGCCGAACAGGCCTCGAACAGACCCAGGCAAGAGGTCTGGCGTGACCTGCGTGCCGGCGCGGAAAGCGGTTGGGACTTCAGTTCGCGCTGGCTCGGCGATGGTCAGAACCTTGCGAGCATACGCACCACCTCCATTGTGCCGGTGGATCTGAACAGCCTGCTCTATCATCTGGAACGCACCATCGCTAAGGCTTGTGAAACCGTGCAAAACACGCTATGTACCCAGGCCTATGGTCAGCGCGCAGAACGTCGTCAGCGCGCGATTGAACAGCATTTGTGGAATGCCGATGCAGGGTTTTACGTGGACTACGACTGGCAGCAGAAGCGTCAACGCCCGCAACTGACTGCCGCGACGCTGTTTCCCCTCTACACGGGCCTTGCCTCCACCGAGCACGCCAAACGCACGGCCGAAGCGGTACGCGATGGCCTGTTGCGCCCCGGGGGCATTGCCACCACGCAGGTCAGCAATGGCCAACAGTGGGACGAACCCAATGGTTGGGCGCCGCTGCAGTGGGTGGCGGTTGAGGGACTGGATCGCTACGGACACACCGCGCTGGCGCAACAGATTGGCACTCGCTTTCTGCAACAGGTACACAATCTCTATCGTAAGGAAGACAAACTGGTAGAGAAATACGACGTATCCGGGCGGGGAGATGGCGGGGGAGGTGGCGAATATGAGTTGCAGGACGGTTTTGGCTGGACGAATGGCGTGACGCTGAAACTGTTGAGCAAATATGGCGCAGGTTCCTCCGCAACGGCTGTGGGTGAATGA
- a CDS encoding GntP family permease, translating to MDATSIAGPQLMVSLVLAIVILIVLVLKTRIHALLALIIAASIAGLGGGMAPDALVKSITTGFGATLSTIGLVIGFGVMMGRLLEVSGAAERMAYTFVRWLGNKREEWAMMVTGYIVSVPIFCDSAFVILNPLVRALARNSGKSMLTLGIALASGLMLTHHAVPPTPGPLGIAGIFNIDVGLMIFWGVVFTIPGTFVLVAYARFMGPRIEAMIAQSGQKPVEPATAYREVLERADAREAELPPLWLSMLPIVLPIVLIFANTLVVALGKLNGDSTLTQSLFGQIIAFVGNPVIAVGLGVVAALYGLVPRRPREEVIAHMEKGVESAGIILLVTGAGGALGAVLRDSGAGQYMGEWVATLPLPAVLIPFVIASLVRLIQGSGTVAMITGASISAPILASIPDVNMVFAAQAAAIGSMVFGYFNDSYFWVVNRMLGVTNAKHQMLTWSVPTTIGWFTSLLTLLFFNAILG from the coding sequence ATGGACGCAACTTCTATCGCCGGCCCACAGCTGATGGTGAGCCTGGTCCTGGCCATCGTCATACTCATCGTGCTGGTTCTCAAGACCCGCATCCACGCCCTGCTGGCGCTGATCATCGCCGCCTCGATCGCCGGCCTGGGTGGCGGCATGGCGCCCGACGCGCTGGTCAAATCCATCACCACCGGCTTCGGTGCCACGCTGTCGACCATCGGCCTGGTCATCGGTTTCGGTGTGATGATGGGTCGCCTGCTGGAAGTCTCCGGCGCCGCCGAGCGGATGGCCTATACCTTCGTGCGCTGGCTGGGCAACAAGCGCGAAGAGTGGGCAATGATGGTGACCGGCTACATTGTCTCAGTGCCGATCTTCTGCGACTCGGCATTCGTCATCCTCAACCCGTTAGTCCGGGCGCTGGCGCGCAACAGCGGCAAATCGATGCTGACCCTGGGCATCGCCCTGGCCAGCGGTCTGATGCTGACCCACCATGCCGTGCCGCCGACGCCCGGGCCGCTGGGGATTGCCGGGATCTTCAATATCGACGTGGGGCTGATGATTTTCTGGGGCGTGGTGTTCACCATTCCCGGCACCTTCGTGCTGGTGGCCTACGCCCGCTTTATGGGCCCACGCATCGAGGCGATGATCGCTCAAAGCGGTCAGAAGCCGGTCGAACCCGCCACCGCCTACCGTGAAGTGCTCGAACGTGCCGATGCCCGCGAGGCCGAGCTGCCGCCGCTGTGGCTGTCGATGCTGCCAATCGTGCTACCCATCGTGCTGATCTTCGCCAACACCCTGGTCGTCGCCCTCGGCAAACTCAACGGTGACAGCACTCTGACCCAGAGCCTGTTCGGTCAGATCATCGCTTTTGTCGGCAACCCGGTCATCGCCGTCGGCCTCGGGGTGGTGGCGGCGCTGTATGGCCTGGTGCCACGGCGCCCGCGTGAGGAAGTCATCGCACATATGGAGAAAGGCGTGGAAAGCGCCGGCATCATCCTGCTGGTCACCGGCGCCGGGGGCGCGTTGGGTGCCGTGTTGCGCGACAGCGGTGCGGGTCAGTACATGGGCGAATGGGTCGCCACCTTGCCGCTGCCGGCGGTGTTGATCCCCTTCGTGATCGCGTCCCTGGTGCGTCTGATCCAGGGCAGCGGTACCGTGGCAATGATCACCGGCGCCTCGATTTCCGCGCCGATCCTGGCCTCGATTCCCGACGTTAACATGGTCTTCGCCGCCCAGGCGGCGGCCATTGGCTCGATGGTCTTTGGCTACTTCAACGACAGTTATTTCTGGGTGGTCAACCGCATGCTCGGGGTCACCAACGCCAAGCACCAGATGCTGACCTGGTCCGTTCCGACCACGATCGGCTGGTTCACTTCCCTGCTCACCCTGTTGTTCTTCAACGCCATTCTCGGATAA
- the denD gene encoding D-erythronate dehydrogenase, with amino-acid sequence MKILVTGGAGFLGARLIEALLAPTASDLLPPDASLVSVDLAPCPIDDPRVVSHTGDICDPVFIKSLIGPETSLVYHLAAIVSGQAEADFDLGMRVNFDATRALLEACRQQGQAPRFVFASSLAVFGGPMPEQVPEELAPLPQSSYGAQKAMAELLINDYSRKGFIDGRVCRLPTISVRPGKPNAAASSFASGILREPLAGEASNCPVPLDTRMWLSSPQTVVDNLVHAARLDGQALGLRRTLNLPGISVRVSEMLDSLARVGGEAARARVSFEPDERIQRIVCSWPGDFDIQRPLQLGFRGDADFDSVVRAHQHSMNH; translated from the coding sequence ATGAAGATCCTGGTAACTGGCGGCGCTGGCTTTCTCGGCGCCCGCCTGATCGAAGCGCTGCTGGCGCCCACTGCAAGTGACTTGCTGCCCCCCGACGCCAGCCTCGTCTCGGTCGACCTGGCCCCCTGCCCCATCGATGACCCGCGGGTGGTGTCGCACACAGGCGACATCTGCGACCCGGTCTTTATCAAATCGCTGATCGGCCCAGAAACTTCCCTGGTCTATCACCTGGCCGCGATCGTCAGTGGTCAGGCCGAAGCTGATTTCGACCTTGGCATGCGGGTCAACTTCGATGCGACCCGCGCCCTGCTCGAAGCCTGCCGCCAACAGGGCCAGGCACCGCGTTTCGTGTTCGCCAGCTCACTGGCAGTATTCGGCGGGCCGATGCCCGAGCAGGTGCCCGAGGAACTCGCACCGCTGCCGCAATCGTCCTATGGCGCGCAGAAGGCAATGGCCGAACTGCTGATCAACGACTACTCGCGCAAAGGCTTCATCGATGGCCGGGTGTGTCGCCTGCCGACAATTTCCGTTCGCCCCGGCAAACCCAACGCAGCGGCCTCGTCATTCGCCAGCGGCATACTGCGCGAGCCCCTGGCCGGCGAGGCGAGCAACTGTCCAGTACCACTGGATACCCGCATGTGGCTGTCTTCGCCGCAGACCGTGGTCGACAATCTGGTCCACGCCGCGCGTCTGGACGGCCAGGCGCTTGGCCTGCGTCGGACCCTCAACCTGCCCGGCATCAGCGTGCGCGTCAGCGAAATGCTCGACAGTCTCGCTCGCGTCGGTGGCGAGGCCGCGCGCGCGCGGGTCAGCTTTGAGCCGGACGAGCGGATCCAGCGCATCGTCTGCAGCTGGCCCGGCGACTTCGACATCCAGCGGCCGCTGCAATTGGGCTTTCGCGGTGATGCCGACTTCGACAGCGTGGTAAGGGCGCACCAGCACAGCATGAATCACTGA
- a CDS encoding FadR/GntR family transcriptional regulator, whose protein sequence is MDSLNDVTPKLAERLAKRLSAAVHDGQLAAGNRLPTEQALCEQYGVSRTVVREAISMLKREGMLTSRQGSGTFVVPNPSVALRLSPPQGNFEAVVEILELRSALEIKAAELAAARRTNAQLRAMQNALAELDEAVERGEDGVREDLAFHRSVVAATGNQHFLETIDFLHQLLQQAIRVTRCNEARNSQYMQQVDQEHHALLEAIAAGDSEAARTAASSHLRNAEVRLREARSEADASG, encoded by the coding sequence GTGGACAGTCTGAACGACGTTACCCCCAAGCTGGCCGAACGGCTGGCCAAACGCCTGAGTGCAGCGGTCCATGACGGCCAGTTGGCCGCCGGTAACCGCCTGCCTACTGAGCAGGCATTGTGCGAGCAGTACGGTGTCAGCCGCACGGTGGTGCGCGAAGCGATTTCGATGCTCAAGCGCGAAGGCATGCTCACTTCGCGCCAGGGCAGCGGCACCTTCGTCGTGCCCAATCCCAGTGTCGCGCTGCGCCTGTCTCCGCCCCAGGGCAACTTCGAGGCCGTGGTGGAAATCCTCGAATTGCGCAGTGCGCTGGAGATCAAGGCCGCCGAACTGGCCGCGGCGCGGCGCACCAATGCGCAACTGCGGGCGATGCAAAACGCCCTGGCCGAGCTCGACGAAGCGGTCGAGCGTGGTGAAGACGGCGTGCGCGAAGACCTCGCCTTCCACCGTTCGGTGGTGGCCGCCACCGGTAACCAGCACTTTCTCGAAACCATCGATTTTCTGCACCAGCTGCTGCAACAGGCGATCAGAGTGACCCGTTGCAATGAGGCGCGTAACAGCCAGTACATGCAGCAGGTCGACCAGGAGCACCACGCGCTGCTCGAGGCGATCGCTGCCGGTGACAGCGAGGCGGCACGTACCGCGGCCTCCTCGCACCTGCGCAACGCCGAAGTCCGCCTGCGCGAAGCGCGAAGCGAGGCCGACGCGTCCGGATAA
- the ltnD gene encoding L-threonate dehydrogenase — MTAISNIGVVGLGSMGLGMARSLLRAGLPVWGYDIREDVRQAFSAEGGQPVSGLSDSAALSDLLFIVVVNAAQTEQLLFGEQGIAARLRPGSVVIACATISAAAARRISGRLAEHQVLMLDAPISGGAVRAEAGELTIMASGPQAAFERAQTALAAVAAKVYRLGEEAGQGSQIKLVNQLLAGVHIAAAAEAMAYGIRQGCDPEALYEVISHSAGNSWMFENRVPHLLAGDYRPRSAVDIFVKDLGLVLDSAQEAVFPLPLTASAHQMFKQASASGLGREDDIAVVKIFPGINLPAAANEEI, encoded by the coding sequence GTGACAGCAATATCCAATATTGGTGTGGTCGGCCTGGGCTCCATGGGCCTGGGCATGGCGCGTTCCCTTTTACGTGCCGGTTTGCCCGTGTGGGGCTACGACATCCGCGAGGACGTGCGCCAGGCCTTCAGCGCCGAGGGCGGCCAGCCGGTCAGCGGCCTGAGTGACAGCGCGGCGCTCAGCGATCTGCTGTTCATCGTGGTAGTCAACGCCGCGCAGACCGAGCAACTGCTGTTCGGCGAGCAGGGTATTGCGGCGCGGTTGCGTCCGGGTTCCGTGGTCATCGCCTGTGCAACCATCTCCGCGGCGGCTGCGCGGCGCATCAGTGGGCGCTTGGCCGAGCATCAGGTGCTGATGCTCGATGCGCCGATTTCAGGCGGGGCGGTGCGCGCCGAAGCGGGCGAGTTGACCATCATGGCGTCGGGGCCGCAAGCGGCCTTCGAACGGGCGCAAACCGCACTTGCTGCGGTCGCCGCCAAGGTTTACCGGCTGGGTGAAGAGGCCGGGCAAGGCTCGCAGATCAAACTGGTCAACCAGTTGCTCGCCGGGGTCCATATTGCCGCTGCGGCCGAAGCCATGGCCTATGGCATTCGCCAGGGCTGCGATCCCGAGGCGCTGTACGAGGTGATCAGTCACAGCGCCGGTAATTCCTGGATGTTCGAAAACCGCGTGCCGCATTTGCTGGCGGGTGATTATCGACCGCGCTCGGCGGTGGACATTTTCGTCAAGGATCTGGGCCTGGTGCTCGACAGCGCCCAGGAGGCGGTCTTCCCGCTGCCGCTGACCGCCAGCGCCCACCAGATGTTCAAGCAAGCGTCGGCTTCCGGGCTGGGGCGCGAGGATGATATCGCCGTGGTGAAGATATTCCCCGGTATCAACCTGCCTGCCGCCGCCAACGAGGAGATTTGA
- the otnK gene encoding 3-oxo-tetronate kinase, which translates to MPLIGCIADDFTGATDLASMLVRGGARTVQTIGVPHGPLAVGEADALVVALKSRNLAPDEAVAQSLQALEWLRQQGCRQFYFKYCSTFDSTAEGNIGPVSDALLQALGSDFTVACPAFPENRRSVFNGYLFANDVLLNESGMQDHPLTPMRDANLLRVLQPQTRHPVGLIDYRTLRVGVEATRQRIAALRAEGVGIAISDAIDNEDLRVLGAACADLPLVTAGSGLALGMAQDWQARGLLQASGEASRLEAGWGRQAILSGSCSRATLGQIEQAAAVYPAFRLEAAELMARGDALVAEALAWAAGHQGPVLIYASSPADEVRRVQQEFGAQQVGERIESALAAIARALVEQQGVGQLLVAGGETSGAVVGALGIEGLRIGPSIDPGVPWTQTLGQSGRPLTLALKSGNFGSADFMIKAWEMLA; encoded by the coding sequence ATGCCCCTGATCGGATGCATCGCCGATGACTTCACCGGAGCGACCGACCTTGCCAGCATGCTCGTGCGCGGCGGCGCCCGTACTGTGCAGACCATTGGTGTCCCGCACGGACCCTTGGCGGTGGGTGAAGCCGACGCCCTGGTGGTGGCGCTCAAGTCGCGCAACCTAGCGCCCGATGAAGCCGTCGCACAGTCGCTGCAGGCGCTGGAGTGGTTGCGCCAGCAGGGCTGCCGACAGTTCTACTTCAAGTATTGTTCGACGTTCGACTCCACCGCTGAGGGCAACATCGGCCCGGTCAGCGATGCACTGCTCCAAGCCCTGGGCAGCGACTTCACCGTGGCCTGTCCGGCCTTTCCGGAAAACCGCCGCAGCGTGTTCAACGGCTACCTGTTCGCCAACGACGTGCTGCTCAACGAAAGCGGGATGCAGGACCATCCACTCACGCCCATGCGCGACGCCAACCTGCTGCGCGTGCTGCAACCGCAAACACGCCACCCGGTTGGCCTGATCGACTACCGGACCCTGCGCGTCGGAGTCGAGGCGACCCGTCAGCGGATCGCCGCGTTGCGCGCCGAGGGCGTCGGCATCGCCATCAGCGACGCCATTGATAATGAAGATTTGCGCGTGCTCGGCGCCGCCTGTGCCGACTTGCCGTTGGTCACGGCCGGCTCGGGGCTGGCGTTGGGCATGGCCCAGGATTGGCAGGCCAGAGGGCTGTTGCAGGCCAGCGGCGAAGCCAGCCGACTGGAGGCGGGCTGGGGACGTCAAGCGATTCTCAGCGGTAGCTGCTCGCGAGCGACCCTCGGCCAGATCGAGCAGGCGGCAGCGGTCTATCCTGCTTTTCGTCTTGAGGCGGCTGAACTGATGGCCCGCGGTGACGCACTGGTGGCCGAGGCCCTGGCCTGGGCTGCCGGCCACCAGGGCCCGGTGCTGATCTATGCCAGCAGTCCGGCCGACGAGGTACGCCGGGTGCAACAAGAGTTCGGTGCGCAGCAGGTCGGTGAACGCATTGAATCGGCCCTGGCGGCGATTGCCCGTGCGCTGGTCGAACAGCAGGGCGTGGGCCAATTGCTGGTGGCCGGTGGCGAAACCTCCGGCGCAGTGGTCGGTGCGCTGGGTATCGAAGGTTTGCGCATCGGGCCGAGCATCGACCCCGGCGTGCCCTGGACCCAGACGCTCGGCCAATCCGGTCGGCCGCTGACGCTGGCGCTCAAGTCCGGTAACTTCGGTAGCGCCGATTTCATGATCAAGGCCTGGGAGATGCTGGCATGA